The following proteins are co-located in the Haloterrigena turkmenica DSM 5511 genome:
- the xacF gene encoding 2,5-dioxovalerate dehydrogenase, whose translation MPDDRLNYVNGEWTESHTGETFETTDPASPEEVVATYPQSDAEDTEQAIEAADAASDDWGTTPGPERGRILTETGSLLAQRKDDLTELLVREEGKTWSEAAGEVQRAIDIFHYYGAKASDLGGTVKSSSARNTNLYTKNEPLGVAGLITPWNYPIAIPAWKIAPALAAGNTIVIKPATLAPGVVHEMASALEEAGLPDGVINVVTGPGSTVGDAIAGHSAVDAVSFTGSTQVGNAVYDTATEDGKRVQLEMGGKNPTLVTDSADVEEAADIVSAGAFGVTGQACTAASRAIVHEDVYDEFVEAIVERAEAIDHGHGLDDPGMGPHVSESELESTLEYVDIAEDEGATLECGGNELDREGYFVEPAVFSDVDNDMRLAQEEVFGPVLAVIPVSDFDEGVEVANDVDFGLSASVVTDDHTEANRFVEEVEAGVVKINEKTTGLELHVPFGGMKDSSSETYREQGDAGLDFYQISKTVYDNY comes from the coding sequence CCGATGCCGAGGACACGGAACAGGCCATCGAGGCCGCCGACGCGGCGAGCGACGACTGGGGAACGACCCCCGGCCCCGAGCGCGGCCGCATCCTCACCGAGACCGGCTCGCTGCTCGCCCAGCGCAAGGACGACCTCACCGAACTGCTCGTCCGCGAGGAGGGCAAGACCTGGAGCGAGGCCGCCGGCGAGGTACAGCGCGCGATCGACATCTTCCACTACTACGGCGCCAAGGCCAGCGATCTCGGCGGCACGGTCAAAAGCTCCAGCGCCCGCAACACGAACCTCTACACGAAGAACGAACCGCTCGGCGTCGCCGGTCTGATCACGCCGTGGAACTACCCCATCGCCATCCCGGCCTGGAAGATCGCGCCCGCGCTGGCCGCGGGTAACACCATCGTCATCAAGCCGGCGACGCTGGCGCCCGGCGTCGTCCACGAGATGGCGTCCGCCCTCGAGGAGGCCGGCCTCCCCGACGGCGTCATCAACGTCGTCACCGGTCCCGGGAGCACGGTCGGGGACGCGATCGCCGGCCACTCCGCGGTCGACGCCGTCTCCTTCACCGGCAGCACGCAGGTCGGGAACGCGGTCTACGACACCGCGACCGAGGACGGCAAGCGCGTCCAGCTGGAGATGGGTGGCAAGAACCCCACCCTCGTCACCGACAGCGCGGACGTCGAGGAAGCGGCCGACATCGTCTCTGCGGGCGCGTTCGGCGTCACCGGGCAAGCATGTACGGCCGCGTCTCGCGCGATCGTTCACGAGGACGTCTACGACGAGTTCGTCGAGGCGATCGTCGAGCGAGCCGAGGCCATCGACCACGGCCACGGGCTGGACGACCCCGGTATGGGCCCCCACGTCAGCGAGTCCGAACTCGAGAGCACCCTCGAGTACGTCGACATCGCCGAAGACGAGGGCGCGACCCTCGAGTGCGGCGGGAACGAACTCGACCGCGAGGGCTACTTCGTCGAGCCCGCCGTCTTCTCCGACGTGGACAACGACATGCGCCTCGCACAGGAGGAGGTCTTCGGGCCGGTCCTCGCAGTGATCCCCGTGAGCGACTTCGACGAGGGCGTCGAGGTCGCCAACGACGTCGACTTCGGCCTCTCGGCCAGCGTCGTCACGGACGACCACACCGAGGCGAACCGCTTCGTCGAGGAGGTCGAAGCGGGCGTCGTCAAGATCAACGAGAAGACCACCGGTCTCGAACTGCACGTCCCCTTCGGCGGCATGAAGGACTCCTCGAGCGAGACCTACCGCGAGCAGGGCGACGCCGGACTGGACTTCTACCAGATCAG